Proteins from a genomic interval of Taeniopygia guttata chromosome 35, bTaeGut7.mat, whole genome shotgun sequence:
- the LOC121468062 gene encoding class II histocompatibility antigen, B-L beta chain-like isoform X2: MGRGAAAGAVLVALVALGAAPAAGAELSGVFQFLGKFECYFMNGTEKVSNPEFMERKRAEVDLVCRHNYRLYAPFSMERRVPPSVSISLVPSSSQPGPGRLLCSVLDFYPAPIQVRWFQGQQELSEHVVATEVVPNGDWSYQLLVLLETPPRRGLTYSCQVEHGSLEHPLSQSWEMPPDAARSKMLTGIGGFVLGSLFLALGLGFYLRKKSS; this comes from the exons ATGGGGCGAGGGGCGGCAGCCGGGGccgtgctggtggcactggtggcgCTGGGAGCCGCCCCGGCTGCGGGCGCGGAGCTCTCGG GGGTGTTTCAGTTCTTGGGGAAGTTCGAGTGTTACTTCATGAACGGCACGGAGAAGGTGAG CAACCCGGAATTCATGGAGCGCAAACGGGCTGAGGTGGACCTAGTCTGCCGGCACAACTACCGGCTGTACGCCCCGTTCAGCATGGAGCGCCGAG tgccccccagcgTCTCCATCTCGCTGGTGCCCTCGAgctcccagcccggccccggccgcctGCTCTGCTCCGTGCTGGATTTCTACCCTGCCCCGATCCAGGTGAGGTGGttccagggccagcaggagctctcGGAGCACGTGGTGGCCACCGAGGTGGTCCCCAACGGGGACTGGAGCTaccagctgctggtgctgctggaaaccCCCCCCCGGCGCGGGCTCACCTACAGCTGCCAGGTGGAGCACGGCAGCCTGGAGCACCCCCTGAGCCAGAGCTGGG AGATGCCGCCGGACGCCGCCCGCAGCAAGATGCTGACGGGCATCGGGGGCTTCGTCTTGGGCTCGCTCTTCCTGGCGCTGGGGCTCGGCTTCTACCTGCGCAAGAAG AGCTCCTGA
- the LOC115493242 gene encoding class II histocompatibility antigen, B-L beta chain-like, with protein sequence MFNAECHFTNGTERVRYVQRYIYNREQYLMFDSDVGEYVGFTPLGEKNAKRFNNDPEIMERRRAAVDWFCLDWYDPFLTERRVPPSVSISLVPSSSQPGPGRLLCSVLDFYPAPIQVRWFQGQQELSEHVVATEVVPNGDWSYQLLVLLETPPRRGLTYSCQVEHGSLEHPLSQSWEMPPDAARSKMLTGIGGFVLGSLFLALGLGFYLRKKSS encoded by the exons ATGTTTAACGCTGAGTGTCACTTCACGAACGGCACGGAGAGGGTGAGGTACGTGCAGCGCTACATCTACAACCGCGAGCAGTACCTGATGTTCGACAGTGACGTGGGGGAGTATGTGGGGTTCACCCCCCTTGGGGAGAAGAATGCCAAGCGCTTCAACAACGACCCGGAAATAATGGAGCGCAGACGGGCTGCGGTGGACTGGTTCTGCCTGGACTGGTACGACCCGTTCCTCACGGAGCGCCGAG tgccccccagcgTCTCCATCTCGCTGGTGCCCTCGAgctcccagcccggccccggccgcctGCTCTGCTCCGTGCTGGATTTCTACCCTGCCCCGATCCAGGTGAGGTGGttccagggccagcaggagctctcGGAGCACGTGGTGGCCACCGAGGTGGTCCCCAACGGGGACTGGAGCTaccagctgctggtgctgctggaaaccCCCCCCCGGCGCGGGCTCACCTACAGCTGCCAGGTGGAGCACGGCAGCCTGGAGCACCCCCTGAGCCAGAGCTGGG AGATGCCGCCGGACGCCGCCCGCAGCAAGATGCTGACGGGCATCGGGGGCTTCGTCTTGGGCTCGCTCTTCCTGGCGCTGGGGCTCGGCTTCTACCTGCGCAAGAAG AGCTCCTGA
- the LOC121468062 gene encoding uncharacterized protein isoform X1, translated as MGRGAAAGAVLVALVALGAAPAAGAELSGVFQFLGKFECYFMNGTEKVSAPQRLHLAGALELPARPRPPALLRAGFLPCPDPGEVVPGPAGALGARGGHRGGPQRGLELPAAGAAGNPPPARAHLQLPGGARQPGAPPEPELGDAAGRRPQQDADGHRGLRLGLALPGAGARLLPAQEELLSRRRPQPLPAASGPAGTPRSVPAGILGGSRVPPSPAAALPPPARSQCSQ; from the exons ATGGGGCGAGGGGCGGCAGCCGGGGccgtgctggtggcactggtggcgCTGGGAGCCGCCCCGGCTGCGGGCGCGGAGCTCTCGG GGGTGTTTCAGTTCTTGGGGAAGTTCGAGTGTTACTTCATGAACGGCACGGAGAAGGTGAG tgccccccagcgTCTCCATCTCGCTGGTGCCCTCGAgctcccagcccggccccggccgcctGCTCTGCTCCGTGCTGGATTTCTACCCTGCCCCGATCCAGGTGAGGTGGttccagggccagcaggagctctcGGAGCACGTGGTGGCCACCGAGGTGGTCCCCAACGGGGACTGGAGCTaccagctgctggtgctgctggaaaccCCCCCCCGGCGCGGGCTCACCTACAGCTGCCAGGTGGAGCACGGCAGCCTGGAGCACCCCCTGAGCCAGAGCTGGG AGATGCCGCCGGACGCCGCCCGCAGCAAGATGCTGACGGGCATCGGGGGCTTCGTCTTGGGCTCGCTCTTCCTGGCGCTGGGGCTCGGCTTCTACCTGCGCAAGAAG AGCTCCTGAGCCGCCGGCGGCCGCAGCCGCTCCCCGCGGCCTCGGGCCCGGCCGGGACCCCCCGCTCCGTCCCcgcggggattttgggggggtcccgtgtcccccccagccccgctgccgctctgcccccgcccgcccgctcccagtgctcccaatAA
- the LOC121468062 gene encoding class II histocompatibility antigen, B-L beta chain-like isoform X3, translating into MGRGAAAGAVLVALVALGAAPAAGAELSGVFQFLGKFECYFMNGTEKVRYVHRYLYNREQLAMFDSDVGVYVGFNPLGEKWARCWNSNPEFMERKRAEVDLVCRHNYRLYAPFSMERRVPPSVSISLVPSSSQPGPGRLLCSVLDFYPAPIQVRWFQGQQELSEHVVATEVVPNGDWSYQLLVLLETPPRRGLTYSCQVEHGSLEHPLSQSWEMPPDAARSKMLTGIGGFVLGSLFLALGLGFYLRKKSS; encoded by the exons ATGGGGCGAGGGGCGGCAGCCGGGGccgtgctggtggcactggtggcgCTGGGAGCCGCCCCGGCTGCGGGCGCGGAGCTCTCGG GGGTGTTTCAGTTCTTGGGGAAGTTCGAGTGTTACTTCATGAACGGCACGGAGAAGGTGAGGTACGTGCACAGATACCTCTACAACCGGGAGCAGCTCGCGATGTTCGACAGCGATGTCGGGGTGTATGTGGGGTTCAACCCCCTTGGGGAGAAATGGGCCAGGTGCTGGAACAGCAACCCGGAATTCATGGAGCGCAAACGGGCTGAGGTGGACCTAGTCTGCCGGCACAACTACCGGCTGTACGCCCCGTTCAGCATGGAGCGCCGAG tgccccccagcgTCTCCATCTCGCTGGTGCCCTCGAgctcccagcccggccccggccgcctGCTCTGCTCCGTGCTGGATTTCTACCCTGCCCCGATCCAGGTGAGGTGGttccagggccagcaggagctctcGGAGCACGTGGTGGCCACCGAGGTGGTCCCCAACGGGGACTGGAGCTaccagctgctggtgctgctggaaaccCCCCCCCGGCGCGGGCTCACCTACAGCTGCCAGGTGGAGCACGGCAGCCTGGAGCACCCCCTGAGCCAGAGCTGGG AGATGCCGCCGGACGCCGCCCGCAGCAAGATGCTGACGGGCATCGGGGGCTTCGTCTTGGGCTCGCTCTTCCTGGCGCTGGGGCTCGGCTTCTACCTGCGCAAGAAG AGCTCCTGA